From a region of the Latilactobacillus sakei genome:
- a CDS encoding 5-bromo-4-chloroindolyl phosphate hydrolase produces the protein MFKKIKIWCIGFLIMAVSIPTFATLFDFYGDWDNFLWVGLGVLLAAVYMLISFKRLKQQPQYKTNHKISDKMLKHYQDAGMSDDEIDFFRSTMHQAEIEVQALATNMQALPKLKAIDLNQETTRVSQAMFQAIVKEPKRLHLASDFLYRHLPSINELTRKFIEISHHEVKTTDTYAVLDKSAEAIDALSQQIKQDYATFVADDLDDLDTEISVAKQQTTPDHKEEN, from the coding sequence ATGTTTAAAAAAATAAAAATATGGTGTATTGGCTTTCTAATTATGGCAGTTTCAATTCCAACGTTCGCAACTCTTTTTGATTTCTATGGCGATTGGGATAACTTCTTGTGGGTCGGCCTAGGTGTCTTACTCGCTGCGGTCTACATGCTAATCAGTTTTAAACGCCTTAAGCAACAACCCCAATACAAAACAAATCACAAAATTTCAGATAAAATGTTGAAGCACTATCAAGATGCCGGCATGAGTGATGATGAGATTGATTTCTTCAGATCAACAATGCACCAAGCCGAAATTGAAGTTCAAGCTTTAGCAACTAACATGCAAGCTCTTCCTAAATTAAAGGCGATTGATTTAAATCAAGAAACAACGCGTGTCAGTCAAGCTATGTTCCAAGCAATCGTCAAGGAACCCAAACGCTTGCACTTAGCCAGCGATTTTCTCTATCGTCACTTACCTTCCATTAATGAATTAACGCGCAAATTCATCGAGATTAGTCATCATGAAGTTAAGACGACTGATACTTACGCTGTTTTGGATAAATCTGCCGAAGCAATCGATGCTTTGAGCCAACAAATTAAGCAAGATTACGCAACTTTTGTGGCCGATGATTTAGACGATCTCGACACTGAAATCTCAGTTGCAAAACAACAAACAACCCCTGACCACAAGGAGGAAAACTAA
- a CDS encoding cold-shock protein — MEKGTVKWFNNEKGFGFISVEGQDDIFVHFSAIQDEGFKSLEEGQAVEFDIVEGTRGAQAANVKKL; from the coding sequence ATGGAAAAAGGAACAGTAAAATGGTTTAACAATGAAAAAGGTTTTGGCTTTATCTCAGTTGAAGGCCAAGACGATATCTTCGTACATTTCAGTGCTATCCAAGACGAAGGCTTCAAATCATTAGAAGAAGGCCAAGCCGTAGAATTCGACATCGTTGAAGGTACACGTGGCGCACAAGCTGCTAACGTTAAAAAACTATAA
- the galE gene encoding UDP-glucose 4-epimerase GalE — MSILVLGGAGYIGSHTVDQLIERGYDVAVVDNLVTGHKAAINANARFYKGDVRDREFMRNVFQQEDVSGVIHFAAFSIVPESMQAPLKYFDNNTYGMTALLEVMNEFDVKRIVFSSTAATYGEPKAIPIKESDPQVPTNPYGESKLMMETMMKWADKAYGIKFVALRYFNVVGAKPDGSIGEDHHPETHLLPIVLQVAAGKRDQLSIFGDDYDTPDGTNVRDYVHVLDLADAHILAFEYLKDGHDSNAFNLGSSTGFSNMEIVEATRKVTGKAIPVTMAPRRAGDPSTLIAASDKARETLGWAPKYDNMEAIIETAWNWHLNHPNGYADR; from the coding sequence ATGTCAATTCTAGTATTAGGCGGTGCCGGTTATATCGGTTCCCATACAGTTGATCAATTAATTGAACGCGGTTATGACGTTGCAGTTGTCGATAATTTAGTCACGGGCCACAAGGCGGCGATTAACGCTAATGCCCGTTTTTATAAAGGTGACGTGCGCGATCGAGAATTTATGCGCAATGTTTTCCAACAAGAAGACGTTAGTGGTGTCATTCACTTTGCGGCTTTTTCAATCGTGCCAGAATCAATGCAAGCGCCCTTAAAATATTTTGACAACAATACTTATGGGATGACGGCGCTACTTGAAGTGATGAACGAATTCGACGTTAAACGGATCGTCTTTTCATCAACGGCGGCGACTTATGGGGAACCTAAGGCAATTCCAATTAAGGAATCCGACCCCCAAGTCCCAACTAATCCTTATGGTGAAAGTAAGTTGATGATGGAAACGATGATGAAGTGGGCCGATAAAGCTTACGGCATCAAGTTTGTCGCCTTGCGCTACTTCAACGTGGTCGGTGCCAAACCAGATGGTTCAATTGGTGAAGATCATCACCCAGAAACACACTTGTTACCAATCGTATTACAAGTCGCTGCTGGCAAACGTGATCAATTATCAATCTTTGGTGACGACTACGATACACCAGATGGTACCAACGTCCGTGATTACGTGCACGTTTTAGATTTAGCGGATGCGCACATCTTGGCCTTTGAATATCTCAAAGACGGCCATGATAGCAACGCCTTTAACTTAGGTTCATCAACTGGCTTTTCAAATATGGAAATTGTCGAAGCTACTCGTAAAGTGACTGGCAAGGCAATTCCTGTGACGATGGCACCGCGTCGGGCTGGTGATCCAAGTACCTTGATTGCCGCAAGTGACAAAGCGCGTGAAACGCTTGGCTGGGCTCCTAAATATGACAATATGGAAGCAATTATTGAAACCGCATGGAATTGGCACTTAAACCATCCTAATGGTTATGCAGATCGGTAG
- a CDS encoding ADP-ribose pyrophosphatase — MSYEEKVLSEETLFKGHVIDLAVQQVALPDGQTASREIVYHHGAVGIIPITTDGELLLVRQWRAPMQRETLEIPAGKIDLGETDLAKVALRELNEETGLTTANLQEIAEFFTSPGFSNEKMTLFYTTALTPVANKRPLDDDEFLNVERLTLAQAQAAVKSGLICDAKTIMALYYWQLQSK, encoded by the coding sequence ATGTCTTATGAGGAAAAGGTATTATCTGAAGAAACACTTTTTAAAGGGCATGTGATTGATCTGGCGGTTCAACAAGTTGCCTTACCTGATGGTCAAACCGCCAGTCGCGAAATTGTCTATCACCATGGTGCGGTGGGGATTATTCCAATCACAACTGATGGTGAGCTATTATTGGTACGACAATGGCGCGCACCAATGCAACGTGAAACCCTTGAAATTCCAGCAGGAAAAATTGATTTAGGTGAAACGGACTTGGCTAAAGTTGCTTTACGAGAATTAAATGAAGAAACAGGCTTAACAACGGCTAATTTGCAAGAAATTGCTGAATTCTTTACATCGCCAGGTTTTTCTAATGAAAAAATGACGCTCTTTTATACGACGGCGCTAACACCGGTGGCTAATAAACGCCCGTTAGATGATGATGAGTTTTTGAATGTTGAACGTTTAACACTTGCACAAGCGCAAGCAGCTGTTAAGAGTGGGCTCATTTGTGATGCCAAAACAATTATGGCGCTATACTACTGGCAATTACAAAGCAAATAG
- a CDS encoding galactokinase has product MNMTELNTAFKAAYNKEPEASYFAPGRINLIGEHTDYNGGHVFPTAITLGTYAVVAKREDQTINLLSGNFEDAGVISFDLSDLSYQKAHNWANYPKGMIVYLQEQGYTIDHGLDIYLKGNIPNGAGLSSSASIELLMGVILEDQFNLDIDRVDLVKTGMMVENKFIGVNSGIMDQFAVGMSKANHAILLDTNTLDYDLVPIDLQDNVIIIMNTNKRRELADSKYNERRSECEKALAILQTKNDIQSLGDLDNETFDLQTYMLQDENLLKRARHAVSENQRTMKAREALKNNDLERFGKLVNASHVSLQFDYEVTGIELDTLVQSAWQQPGVLGARMTGAGFGGCAIAIVAKDQVENFEENVAKAYTDKIGYAPSFYVAEIADGAKKLG; this is encoded by the coding sequence ATGAACATGACAGAATTGAATACCGCATTTAAAGCAGCCTACAACAAGGAACCTGAAGCAAGTTACTTTGCCCCTGGTCGGATCAACTTAATTGGTGAACATACAGATTATAACGGCGGCCACGTTTTCCCAACAGCAATCACATTAGGGACATACGCAGTCGTTGCTAAACGTGAAGATCAAACAATCAATCTTTTATCAGGCAACTTCGAAGATGCTGGTGTCATTTCATTTGACCTTAGCGATTTATCATATCAAAAAGCACACAACTGGGCCAACTATCCTAAAGGCATGATTGTTTACTTACAAGAACAAGGTTATACAATCGATCATGGTTTGGATATTTATTTAAAAGGTAATATTCCCAATGGTGCTGGTTTATCATCATCAGCTTCCATCGAATTATTAATGGGTGTTATTTTAGAAGACCAATTTAACTTAGATATCGATCGTGTCGACCTTGTTAAAACAGGGATGATGGTTGAAAATAAATTTATCGGTGTTAACTCAGGTATCATGGATCAATTCGCAGTTGGGATGAGCAAGGCTAACCACGCCATTTTACTTGATACCAACACCTTGGATTATGATTTGGTCCCAATCGACTTACAAGACAACGTGATCATCATCATGAACACTAACAAACGTCGTGAATTAGCTGATTCTAAATATAACGAACGTCGTAGTGAATGTGAAAAAGCCTTAGCGATTTTACAGACTAAAAATGATATCCAATCATTAGGTGATTTAGATAACGAAACATTTGATTTACAAACATACATGTTACAAGACGAAAACTTATTAAAACGTGCTCGTCACGCTGTATCTGAAAACCAACGGACAATGAAGGCGAGAGAAGCCCTCAAGAACAACGACCTTGAACGCTTCGGCAAGTTAGTGAATGCCTCACACGTGTCATTACAATTTGATTATGAAGTTACTGGGATTGAATTAGATACCTTGGTTCAATCAGCTTGGCAACAACCTGGCGTCTTAGGTGCTCGGATGACTGGTGCCGGCTTTGGCGGTTGTGCCATTGCGATTGTTGCAAAAGACCAAGTTGAAAACTTTGAAGAAAATGTTGCGAAGGCTTATACCGATAAAATTGGTTATGCGCCAAGCTTCTATGTCGCAGAAATCGCTGACGGTGCTAAGAAGTTAGGTTAA
- a CDS encoding toxic anion resistance protein — protein MTDVTEKQDDLMSDLLKDPFDQAAPAVTEETVTKKSGEELLNQLSPEQQQQAQQLAEQLDVNDQQAVLNYGAQAQKKLGAFSQTMLNQVQSQETGEIGDALTSLMYRLNEANPDELRAEDSNVFKRMFGKIKKSVYEVTAKYQKIGAQIDGIAIKLEKEKDGLMRDNETLEGLYAKNKAYFDALNIYIAAGQLKLQALDQTEIPAAMAKAENDNNQMAVQEVNDLNQFKNRLEKRTYDLELARQITLQQAPQIRLIQNTNQALAEKIQASINTAIPLWKNQVAIALTLLRQKDAVTAQRQVSETTNDLLKKNSAMLKMSSIETAKENERGVVDIETLQKTQNDLVETLQETLKIQQEGHEKRQMAEKELNHMENDLRDHLLAYTQGQTTNNAGPKNVN, from the coding sequence ATGACAGACGTTACCGAAAAACAAGATGATTTAATGAGTGATTTATTAAAGGACCCATTTGATCAAGCGGCCCCTGCCGTTACTGAAGAAACAGTTACCAAAAAATCAGGTGAAGAATTACTAAACCAACTCTCCCCTGAACAACAACAACAAGCCCAACAATTGGCTGAACAATTAGACGTTAACGATCAACAAGCAGTTCTCAATTACGGCGCCCAGGCTCAAAAGAAACTAGGTGCTTTTTCGCAAACAATGTTGAATCAAGTTCAAAGCCAAGAAACTGGTGAAATCGGCGACGCACTGACCTCGTTGATGTATCGTCTAAACGAAGCTAACCCGGACGAATTACGGGCTGAAGACAGCAACGTTTTCAAACGAATGTTTGGTAAGATTAAAAAATCAGTTTACGAAGTCACTGCTAAGTATCAAAAGATTGGTGCTCAAATCGACGGGATTGCGATCAAACTGGAAAAAGAAAAAGACGGTTTAATGCGTGATAACGAAACATTGGAAGGGCTATACGCTAAAAACAAAGCCTACTTTGATGCACTTAATATCTACATCGCCGCTGGTCAACTCAAGTTACAAGCCCTCGATCAAACTGAGATTCCAGCTGCCATGGCGAAAGCCGAAAATGATAACAACCAAATGGCTGTGCAAGAGGTCAATGATCTCAATCAATTTAAGAACCGGCTTGAAAAGCGGACTTATGATTTAGAGTTAGCCCGTCAAATTACGCTCCAACAAGCGCCACAAATTCGCTTAATTCAAAATACGAACCAAGCGCTCGCTGAAAAGATTCAAGCCTCAATTAACACCGCAATTCCACTTTGGAAGAACCAAGTCGCAATCGCCTTGACCCTCCTCCGTCAAAAAGATGCGGTCACTGCACAACGCCAAGTTTCCGAAACAACTAACGATCTCTTGAAGAAAAATAGTGCGATGTTGAAGATGTCTTCGATTGAAACTGCTAAGGAAAACGAACGGGGTGTTGTTGATATCGAAACCCTTCAAAAGACCCAAAACGACTTAGTCGAAACCCTTCAAGAAACCTTGAAGATTCAACAAGAAGGTCATGAAAAACGGCAAATGGCTGAAAAAGAATTAAACCACATGGAAAATGACTTACGTGATCATTTATTAGCCTACACACAAGGCCAAACAACGAATAACGCGGGTCCTAAGAACGTCAACTAA
- a CDS encoding tyrosine--tRNA ligase produces the protein MQKNIIDELTWRDAINQQTDADGLRELTEKKSISLYCGVDPTGDSMHIGHLIPFMMMKRFQLAGHHPYIVIGGGTGSIGDPSGRKSERQLQTMEMVQHNVEALSGQMKRLFGTDANVSMVNNYDWLSKISLLDFLRDYGKLFNINTMLAKDVVASRLDVGISFTEFTYQILQSVDFMHLYKAHDVQLQIGGADQWGNITSGIDMIHKIEGSETEVYGLTIPLMLKADGTKFGKTAGGAIWLDPEKTTPYEFYQFWLNQDDRDVVKYLKYFTFLDEAEINELAKTVETAPEKRVAQRRLAEEVTRFVHGQAELEGAQKITEVLFSGDIKALDVKEAEQAFQKAPTVEITAEKKNIVDFLVDAGIESSKRQAREDVQNGAITINGDRLRETTLEIDPSENFEGKFVIVRRGKKKYFLARVK, from the coding sequence ATGCAAAAGAATATTATTGATGAATTAACATGGCGCGACGCGATTAACCAACAAACAGATGCTGACGGGTTACGCGAATTAACTGAAAAGAAGAGTATCTCATTATACTGTGGGGTTGATCCTACTGGCGATAGTATGCATATCGGGCATTTAATTCCCTTCATGATGATGAAACGTTTCCAATTGGCTGGTCATCACCCATATATCGTTATCGGTGGGGGAACAGGTTCAATCGGTGATCCAAGTGGTCGTAAATCAGAACGTCAACTCCAAACAATGGAAATGGTTCAACATAACGTTGAAGCTTTATCGGGCCAAATGAAACGGTTATTCGGCACGGATGCTAACGTTTCAATGGTTAACAACTACGACTGGTTATCAAAAATTTCATTGTTAGATTTCTTACGTGATTACGGTAAGTTATTTAACATCAACACAATGTTGGCTAAAGACGTGGTTGCTAGTCGTTTAGATGTTGGGATTTCATTTACTGAATTCACCTACCAAATCTTACAATCAGTCGATTTCATGCACCTTTACAAAGCACACGATGTGCAACTACAAATCGGGGGTGCTGATCAATGGGGTAATATCACTTCAGGGATCGATATGATTCATAAAATTGAAGGTAGCGAAACAGAAGTCTACGGCTTAACAATTCCATTGATGCTCAAGGCTGATGGAACGAAGTTTGGTAAGACAGCTGGCGGTGCCATCTGGTTAGATCCTGAAAAGACAACCCCATACGAATTCTACCAATTCTGGTTAAACCAAGATGACCGGGATGTCGTTAAATACTTGAAATACTTCACTTTCTTAGATGAAGCTGAAATTAACGAACTCGCTAAAACAGTTGAAACAGCCCCTGAAAAACGGGTTGCCCAACGTCGCTTAGCTGAAGAAGTAACGCGTTTTGTGCATGGCCAAGCTGAATTAGAAGGGGCCCAAAAGATTACGGAAGTGCTTTTCTCAGGCGATATCAAAGCCTTAGATGTCAAAGAAGCAGAACAAGCCTTCCAAAAAGCACCAACAGTTGAAATCACAGCTGAAAAGAAAAATATCGTTGATTTCTTAGTGGACGCTGGGATTGAATCATCAAAACGACAAGCACGTGAAGATGTGCAAAACGGCGCCATCACAATTAACGGTGACCGTCTCCGCGAAACAACCCTTGAAATTGACCCAAGCGAAAACTTCGAAGGTAAATTTGTCATTGTCCGTCGCGGCAAGAAAAAATACTTCTTGGCAAGAGTAAAATAG
- the galT gene encoding UDP-glucose--hexose-1-phosphate uridylyltransferase, with the protein MQARELIQKFITKVSTFPETTYTAEDEQYLFNVVLDLVGEGDETPVVAQETTTLIDLKEALVQLAVDHQRIQDLAAERDILGAKLMDLVTPLPSAVNKRFWTLYEKDPEKALAYFYELSQANDYIKVAAIAKNIAYDVPTKYGDLEITINLSKPEKDPKQIALAKTMKQTGYPKCQLCLENEGYAGRLDFPARRNHRIVRFDLGQQTWGFQYSPYAYFNEHSIFLDGKHEPMVIDQTTFKNLLQIVKQFPGYFAGSNADLPIVGGSILTHEHYQGGRHDFPMAKAPISTPLQFAGYDDIQAGIVEWPMSVIRLTGSDAKRIETLAADILTKWQHYSDPEVQVLAQEADGTPHHTITPIARMRGDQYEIDLVLRDNQTSPEHPDGIYHPHADVQHIKKENIGLIEVMGLAILPPRLKSEMAEVEKCLCDQPNEMAAYHKTWADQIKAEHSAITPANVTALVQNEVGKVFMRVLEDAGVFKRDAKGQAAFIKFTECVNNG; encoded by the coding sequence ATGCAAGCAAGAGAATTGATTCAAAAGTTTATTACAAAAGTCAGCACTTTTCCAGAAACAACTTATACGGCTGAAGATGAACAATATTTATTTAACGTTGTCCTCGATTTAGTTGGCGAAGGTGATGAGACACCAGTTGTTGCTCAAGAGACAACCACTTTGATTGACTTGAAAGAAGCGTTGGTTCAATTGGCAGTTGACCATCAGCGGATTCAAGATTTAGCGGCTGAACGCGATATTTTGGGCGCTAAGTTGATGGATTTGGTGACACCATTGCCAAGTGCCGTTAACAAGCGTTTTTGGACGTTATACGAAAAGGACCCCGAAAAGGCGTTGGCTTATTTCTACGAATTAAGCCAAGCCAACGATTATATCAAGGTCGCCGCAATCGCGAAGAATATCGCTTATGATGTACCTACTAAATATGGCGATTTAGAAATTACGATTAACCTTTCAAAACCCGAAAAAGATCCTAAACAAATTGCGTTAGCTAAAACGATGAAACAAACGGGTTATCCTAAATGCCAACTTTGTTTAGAAAATGAAGGGTATGCGGGTCGGTTGGATTTCCCAGCGCGGCGTAATCATCGCATTGTGCGCTTTGATTTAGGCCAACAAACATGGGGCTTCCAATATTCGCCCTATGCTTATTTCAATGAACATTCAATCTTCTTGGATGGCAAACACGAACCAATGGTGATTGATCAAACCACGTTTAAAAACCTACTACAAATTGTTAAACAGTTCCCGGGCTACTTTGCCGGGAGTAACGCTGATTTACCAATCGTAGGGGGTTCAATTTTAACGCATGAACATTATCAAGGTGGCCGACATGATTTTCCAATGGCTAAAGCGCCAATCAGCACACCACTTCAATTTGCGGGTTATGATGATATTCAAGCCGGAATTGTTGAATGGCCAATGTCGGTTATTCGTTTGACGGGTAGCGATGCTAAACGCATTGAAACACTTGCTGCTGACATTTTGACTAAGTGGCAACACTACAGTGATCCAGAAGTCCAAGTCTTAGCACAAGAAGCAGATGGGACACCGCACCACACGATTACACCGATTGCGAGAATGCGCGGGGATCAATATGAAATTGATTTGGTCTTACGTGATAATCAAACATCGCCAGAACATCCAGATGGTATTTATCATCCACACGCAGATGTCCAACATATTAAAAAAGAAAATATTGGTTTAATCGAAGTCATGGGCTTGGCGATTTTACCACCACGTTTGAAGTCTGAAATGGCAGAAGTTGAAAAATGCCTCTGTGATCAACCAAATGAAATGGCCGCTTATCATAAAACATGGGCCGACCAAATCAAGGCGGAACATTCAGCAATTACACCAGCCAATGTTACGGCATTGGTTCAAAATGAAGTCGGTAAAGTCTTCATGCGTGTTTTAGAAGATGCGGGTGTCTTCAAGCGTGATGCAAAAGGACAAGCAGCATTTATCAAATTTACAGAGTGTGTCAACAACGGCTAA
- a CDS encoding galactose-1-epimerase, whose amino-acid sequence MKYWRQEFGTINGQTVWQHWLENSQGYQLAVIDYGATITNLVMPDKAGQFKNVVIGYDNLADYLKQEAYFGATVGRVAGRIGKGAFTLDGHDYQLPLNNGENTNHGGPNSFESQVWQASVEEQADAISVTFKLTSPDGANGFPGNLSVATTYTLNEKNEWLVDYQATSDQTTLFNPTCHVYLNLTGDFDQLVDGHQLQIDSDRFGEIQPDGLPTGQLLPVDQTVFDLRQPRAIAEAFASQETQNRLVNGYDHPFLLNKNADRNDAVLTEPISGRSLTINTEGNAIVIYTANGFGSEPNLTDKAIQPHEAVAIEAQMMPDAIHHADFGNVILKANEQYHRQTCYKLN is encoded by the coding sequence ATGAAATATTGGCGTCAGGAATTTGGGACGATTAATGGTCAGACTGTTTGGCAACATTGGTTAGAAAATAGTCAGGGCTATCAACTAGCAGTTATCGATTATGGGGCAACCATCACGAATTTAGTGATGCCCGATAAAGCAGGACAATTTAAAAATGTAGTGATCGGTTACGATAATTTAGCGGATTATCTTAAACAAGAAGCTTACTTTGGTGCCACGGTTGGCCGAGTAGCTGGTCGAATTGGTAAAGGGGCCTTCACATTAGACGGCCACGATTATCAATTGCCACTTAATAATGGCGAAAACACCAATCATGGTGGCCCTAATAGTTTTGAGTCTCAAGTTTGGCAAGCAAGTGTTGAAGAACAAGCCGACGCAATTAGTGTTACTTTTAAATTAACCAGTCCTGACGGTGCTAATGGCTTCCCAGGGAACTTGTCAGTTGCGACGACTTACACGTTGAATGAAAAGAATGAATGGTTGGTTGATTACCAAGCAACATCCGATCAAACAACGCTTTTCAATCCTACTTGTCACGTTTACTTAAACCTAACCGGGGATTTCGATCAATTGGTCGACGGTCATCAATTGCAAATTGACAGCGATCGTTTCGGCGAAATTCAACCAGATGGACTACCAACTGGTCAATTATTGCCAGTTGATCAAACTGTTTTTGATTTACGGCAACCACGTGCAATCGCGGAGGCTTTTGCCAGCCAAGAAACACAAAATCGCTTGGTAAATGGCTACGATCATCCCTTCTTATTAAATAAAAATGCGGATCGAAATGATGCGGTTTTAACTGAACCAATTAGTGGTCGCTCACTAACGATTAATACGGAAGGTAATGCGATTGTCATCTACACTGCCAACGGTTTCGGGAGCGAACCAAATCTGACGGATAAGGCGATTCAGCCGCACGAAGCGGTCGCGATTGAAGCCCAAATGATGCCAGATGCGATTCATCATGCGGACTTTGGGAATGTTATTTTAAAGGCCAACGAACAGTACCATCGGCAAACATGTTACAAGTTAAATTAA
- a CDS encoding MFS transporter, with protein MALSYADNPQVQKNRWRILTAVGLFTFMATLDGSIVNIALPVMSRDLKIPMNQSEWIVSIYLIMICALLLLFGKVGDAFGKVKVFKIGTFLFVLGSLLCGFNGGLPLLLGARVVQALGASMTMSNNNGIITEVFPLKERGRALGLTGSFVALGSIAGPGIGGLILAHFSWGYIFWINVPIGILTIIFGHFILPKDIIKTHEKIDYAGFVSFAALIVSLFLGIFIGQQIGFTSPIILTAFVVALISAGIFVWIEQHVEQPLLSFRLFKNVDFSLSLLCAFLIFVVNFFFNVISPFYLENALGLAPNLAGYSLMIFPIVQVVVAPIAGSISDKIGPELLTFVGLILISISQVGYMLMNLQTPIWLFMFFVGLVGLGNGIFQAPNNTIVMSSVGVQDLGVAGGINALARNLGMVFGISLSTTVLYAAMSRNYGQKVTGYIPGHADVFIAGMHDAFMVALVICLIATALTGWRMLKHRH; from the coding sequence ATGGCGTTAAGTTATGCAGATAATCCGCAGGTTCAAAAGAATCGTTGGCGGATATTAACGGCGGTGGGGCTTTTTACCTTCATGGCCACCCTTGATGGGAGTATCGTCAATATTGCGTTACCTGTCATGAGTCGGGATTTGAAAATTCCGATGAATCAATCAGAATGGATTGTCTCGATATATTTGATTATGATTTGTGCTTTATTGCTATTATTTGGTAAAGTTGGCGATGCCTTCGGGAAAGTTAAAGTTTTCAAGATTGGGACTTTTCTTTTCGTATTAGGCTCATTACTATGTGGGTTTAACGGTGGCCTACCATTGTTACTTGGTGCGCGGGTCGTTCAAGCGCTAGGGGCTTCAATGACCATGAGTAATAATAACGGGATTATCACCGAAGTTTTCCCATTAAAAGAACGGGGCCGGGCATTAGGGTTAACCGGCTCATTTGTGGCTTTAGGCAGTATCGCGGGTCCCGGGATTGGTGGTTTGATCCTCGCACACTTTAGTTGGGGCTATATTTTCTGGATTAACGTGCCAATTGGTATTTTAACGATTATTTTTGGGCATTTTATTTTACCAAAAGATATTATTAAAACGCACGAAAAAATTGATTATGCCGGATTTGTTAGTTTTGCGGCCTTGATTGTCAGCTTATTCCTTGGCATTTTTATCGGCCAACAAATTGGTTTTACATCACCAATCATTTTAACGGCTTTTGTGGTAGCCTTAATCAGTGCCGGAATCTTTGTTTGGATCGAACAACATGTTGAACAGCCCTTATTATCATTTAGATTATTCAAGAATGTTGATTTTAGCTTAAGTTTGCTATGTGCATTCTTAATTTTTGTCGTCAATTTCTTCTTCAACGTCATTTCGCCATTCTATTTGGAAAATGCATTGGGCTTAGCGCCTAATTTGGCCGGTTATAGTTTAATGATTTTCCCAATCGTACAGGTGGTTGTGGCCCCAATTGCCGGTAGTATTTCAGATAAAATTGGTCCAGAATTATTAACCTTTGTCGGCTTGATTTTAATCTCAATTAGCCAAGTCGGTTATATGTTGATGAATTTACAAACGCCAATTTGGTTATTCATGTTCTTTGTCGGTTTAGTCGGACTGGGCAATGGGATTTTTCAAGCCCCCAATAATACAATTGTCATGAGTTCAGTTGGGGTTCAAGACTTAGGCGTTGCTGGTGGGATTAACGCCTTAGCGCGTAACTTAGGGATGGTCTTTGGGATTTCATTATCGACAACGGTCTTGTACGCCGCAATGAGTCGTAATTACGGTCAAAAAGTAACGGGATACATTCCAGGGCATGCGGACGTCTTCATTGCTGGGATGCATGATGCCTTCATGGTCGCCTTGGTTATTTGCTTGATTGCGACAGCCTTAACAGGATGGCGGATGCTGAAACATCGTCATTAA